The genomic window aagaaggaaagaaacaaaaagaagaacTTGCAAACAACTTCTTATCAAGTACAtgttcttttcattttatttgatggaccaaaaaatatacattaagtgAACATCTGAAACCGATGTGTGATGATGGAAGGATCATCTCACAGTTGCTTCTGAAAAAGCACTTCCATTTTTTATGACAGAAAGGGTAGCTTACACAGCATAATCAAATAAACAGACTTTTAAGAAGGCCAAATTCTATTTGCATACAAAGGCAAACCATATTGACTTTTGATCTACTTAATCACCTAGAGGGTGGCCGGAAGGACAGAGATCAAAATTTGGCAGAAAAACGAGATGATTATCTACTTTTTATATTCGTTAGCAGTCACATCATGAGATGTCTGGTAAAACAGGGGATTGGGTATCATGAATGAGGAGCACAAATCAGGGCGTACATGTAGAAGATTCCATTTGCAAAGCACTAAAGATGCCTACTTTCAAACCAACTAAATGATGCGTTACAGCATAGGTGTCAGTTTTTGACTTTttgttccaatttttttttttccccttctttccAACCAAGAAAACGGAAGTACATTTTTGATGGGGCTAAGGTCCCATTTTTGGGTAGTTGATGATGGACCATTACTTTCCACTCTTCAACCAGTGGAGACCAAGAACTCCTCTGCCGGCCAAAATTCTCAATTATCCCAAATCCCAATACCTCTCCACGAGCTTTCATATAAATCTCGCAAATATGCATAACAATATTTCCGCAAACCCAAGAAAGAAACTAATCACAACATCgtttatcaaaaaaagaaaaaaatcacaaatttatcaagatagcAATGTTGCCCAAAGAAAGAATGCAATTCAACAGTGTATCAtggaaatcaaagattaaatttttaaagaaagaaCTCGCAGAAAAGTGAATGAAAATGGCCAAGAACCGACCTTCGATGACCATATCGAAAACCTTCTCTTCGAAGGTAAAAACAACATCAAAGCATCCATCGGCGGCATTCTCCTGCCATCTCTGGGGCGCAGTTTTGACACTCGAATTCCTCTTGAGCATCGGCAAGATCCCATTGCGCTTGTACCTATCTTTCAAGAAACGAAACCAACGCAGCGAGAAAATTAGGGAGGACGAGAGGAAGCCCCGAAGGGattcgaggaggaggaggagaaaggggCCGTCGTTCGCTTACAGCTCGGGGTCCTTGCGGCGGAGGTCGTCGTACATGTGCTTGTAGGGGGTGCCGAACTCGTAGACATTAGGCTCCCGGAGAGAAGGCCCCGGGAGCTTGACGTGGGCTCCCGTGCCGTAGGAGGAGACGTCGAAGCCCTGCCGCTTGAGCAGCGAGTGCGCCTCCATGCTCCGGTTCTGGTTCGACGAGCATACCATCGCGTGCCGTAGcttcatctctctctttctctcacgaTCTCTCGACGCTCTGGAAGTTTGGGGCTTTAGCTTTGGGGACCGGGAGTATGAAACCTTGAACTGGGTTCGGGTTGGGGGATCTGTCTGGAATCTTGGATTTTAGACCGATTCGTTGTGGTTCGAGTCGAATTGTTACGGGTTCGGTCGAGCTTTGCGGCTCAGACCGGCCGGAGGTGGGGTACAATGGAAGGGATGGGACCGGTCTATGTAACCAAGGGTAACCGGCTTTAGAAGGGAAGGCTCGGGCTGTCGAGGAGAGGGGGAAAAAGAGCTCTAGGGTGTTCTCGGTGTCTCCGGATTTCTCCTCGCCATCTGGTTTCTTACTTCCTCTGGCTTTCAGGTTTGGAGGCGGGTTTGAGAATTTATTCTTTTTTGTATTTCTTCTTTAAGAGTTTTTCGTTTTGATTATGGTGTttgtttatcttcttttcttgggaattcttcttctttttgttcttttcttgGAGTCCTTGTCGACTTCGAATTTTATTCTTCTAATAGGTTGACTAGTCTTGCTTTAATTTGCACCGAAACATCTCTTTTTCTAAATTCTTGACGGCATATTAAGGAGTGAAAGGATAATTGACGATACATCAGCTATCTGGCCTTCATTTCATGAATTGAAATTAGTTTCTTGAACTGGAATTGGGTATCTTTATGTTCTCACTTCTTATGATAACTTTTTGGGATGTACGATGATAACCATTTATATTGTAGCAGCTTTTCTTTAGTTGATACGATTTGTAGAGGAAGCATGAAGGAGAAGAGGGATGCTGAGAGAAGCTAATGATTGATAGAACTGAAACTTTTAGACTGTAGGTTGTAAGTGGAGAAGACTGGAACATAGGATTAACATGTAATAAGAggagaaaaaatgaagaaagaaagCATGATTCCGATTGTGTGAAGACAAACTTATTAGAGTCCATCAGGCAAAAGATAATAGAATCTTTGCGGGTACCTGGAGCGGCAAAGAGACATATGTCTTCCATATTTCCCTTATCCTTCTTGTTCTGTTTATATGCTCCCCAAGCCTCTCTATAATTTCAAACTAGCTGATAGGCATGTGCATTGCATTCATTTTTTTCCATAAGATAATAAACATAACATAGTCATGGACCATCTATGTTGTTTTACTTATTTGTATTTTAGAGTTATGCAAATGGAATGTACAAAATTTGAATAATTAAATCTGGATATAAAATAGAAGTAATATTTTTTGAAGACAAACGAGAAATTGATTGGGGTATTTGATTGCATTTTCCTTCCTCATATACTAAGATATTaaatcttttcttcctttctaaatT from Elaeis guineensis isolate ETL-2024a chromosome 9, EG11, whole genome shotgun sequence includes these protein-coding regions:
- the LOC105051972 gene encoding uncharacterized protein, whose product is MKLRHAMVCSSNQNRSMEAHSLLKRQGFDVSSYGTGAHVKLPGPSLREPNVYEFGTPYKHMYDDLRRKDPELYKRNGILPMLKRNSSVKTAPQRWQENAADGCFDVVFTFEEKVFDMVIEDLNNREHKLMKSVLIINLDVKDNHEEAAIGAKLALDLCQELEAVDCWEDAIDDIVAAFEKQHKRKLLYSISFY